The genomic stretch TAAGCTGCGTTACTTTAGTTCAAGCTGTCATGAGGAATATGGGAAGCATTTCACTAAGAACTAAATGTAATGACAAGCGAACAACCCGATCTTGCATATGATCATCTTTAAAGCTTGATAGTTTGACTTTCAATTTGGCCATTAGAGGGTAGGATTGGGTCAATTTATAGAAAGAGTCAAAACTGGGAAAGAAAAAATGTCGAGTAGACCTAATCAGTGGATATTTGTGATGGATTCACTTTTGGAAATTGGATATGGTCAAGCTTTAATGTTTAGAATTTAGTGTAATTTGAATCTTCCAGTACTGGTTGAAGATGGTGAAGCCTATGAAGATCTGACAGAAACTAGACATTCTATTGGCCAAAATTGACTTGGATACAAAAATTAGTGAAGTTAGTGACGATGttttatcattcttatttgtggagACCCTAGATCGATTGTttttgttcataaaaaaaattcttgagcAGGCACTAGGACAAACAGCAGAGTGGTTCAAAAGGGCTTTAGCAGTTGAACCTGTCAAGGGAAACTTACGGTTGAGTGGATATTCTGCATGTGGACAGGATGGTGGGGTGCAACTCCCCCATGAATATGTTGAAGGTGCCGATGTAGTTTAGTTTTGTTATATTATCTTGGCTTCAGCATTTCTCCTTTATTTTTCTTGTCATATAAATCTACCTATACTTTGCAGATGGTGTTTCTGATTCAGATCTGGTTCTCTTGGTAACCACTAGACCCACAACTGGCAACACTCTTGCTTGGGCAGTGGCATGTGAACGAGATCAATGGGGTCGTGCAATCGCAGGTGCTTTTTATATCATTAGTTTGTTGGCATTTACTGACAAACTTTATCTGGATTTTTTTAACTATGATGTTTATGCTAATGTAATTTAGCCTTACGCAATCGGTAGGTCATGTAAATGTCGCTCCCCGTCATTTAACAGCTGAAGCTGAAACGTTACTTTCAGCTACTTTGATACATGAGGTTAGCAACATTCTACAAATCAATCCTTCAACTACTCCTGGTAACTTATGAGGATTTCTGTCCATAGGTCATGCATGTTTTAGGTTTTGATCCTCATGCCTTTGCACACTTCCGTGATGAGAGAAAAAGAAGGCGTAGCCAGGTATCCATTTGCAGTTTCTTCACTAATTTCTAATCCTGTTTAGCTCAATTGGTTAGTCCTTACTATTCAATTATCATCTGTAATATCTAATGGATCATTCTTTTTTTTAGGTCACTGTTCAAGTTATGGATGAGAAGCTTGGCCGTATGGTCACACGTGTGGTCCTGCCTCGAGTTGTTATGCACGCCAGACATCACTATGGGGTATGTTTAACTGAACCATATAGGGAAATGAGATTCTTTCTTTATTCTGTAATGGCAGTATGCAAATGAATTCAGTTCCTGAATTTGAGATTATAGTGTCGCTGAGCACAGTGGTTATGCTTTTCTGTCAGGCATTTTCTGAAAATTTTACTGGCTTAGAGTTGGAAGATGGAGGCGGTCGTGGTACATCAGGTACCTTCAATTTCATAAGTGGAATGTAAATGCCTCATCGAATATCCCATTAAGTTTCTCACCATAATTTCTAAATGATACATGAATTATTGGCAGGATCTCACTGGGAGAAAAGACTTCTAATGAATGAAATTATGACAGGATCTGTCGATATAAGATCTGTAGTTTCAAAAATGACTTTGGCTTTATTAGAGGACAGTGGGTGGTATCATGCTAATTATAGCATGGCAGATCACCTTGACTGGGGTCAGAATCAAGGAACTGAATTTGTTACATCTCCTTGCAATCACTGGAAAGGGGCATACCGATGCAACACTACTCAGTTGTCAGGCTGTACATACAACAAGGAGGCAGAAGGGTATTGTCCTATTGTAAGCTATAATGGGGACTTGCCAAAATGGGCTCAATATTTCCCACAGGCTAATAAAGGTAAGCTTGGAAATATGTGTTCTATTTCATGATGATATTCATGATATCATCTTCTGATGTCTTTGGTCTTTCTTATTTCATGATAAAGTATAATGATGTAtcgtgttttttttattttattttattgttcttGTTGTCTTTTAAATGCCAGTACTCTGTGCTGGCTTGGAACCTCTGAGCATCTTCCAATGCTGCCTGTTTGGAGGGTTCTGATCTTGAGTCAGAATAGCAGTCACATTTTCTGGTTGGTTCTTGTTTTTCAGTGTGGGgtaattgaaatattaaatttaCAAATTCAAATAGGTATAAATAGTCACTTGATGGATGAAGCTGAGGAGATGCCATAGGTGGATGAAATGAGTGAGATCAAGCTGGACCAGACTATAGACAGGCTAAGGGGGCGTAGTATATGCATATATTGTCAGTAATTGGTGAAACACATTGAAGGCAAAGAAAGGTGAATTGTATAACAGTGTGATCAACCTTGGCAGTTTGAAGTGAAATTGTTAGTCTGCCTGTCTGGTGATATAGCTGTTTCAGATTTACAAGAAGCTTTCTTGCTTTGTGTTCCCATCTCCTTGGGGTTCTAATTACAAAAATGAATCACTGCAGGTTTGTGTATGTATGATACGAGCCTTGTGTGACAATTTCTCTTTTTCATGTCCTTATCTTCTTACCTATGTTTGTTTTTGAAAAGGACTCCTTGTGGTTGAGAAAAAGTTAATTCTTGATATCATTCTTTATAATTTTGTATGTAGTGAACCATCAATTTGCTAGAATTatgcacatttgcatgctaaataATTGCATTGTATTGACTACAACTTTTGTAATCCTACTTCTAGGTCCAGTTTGAAGCAAACGTGCCTAAGTTTGCCCTCATTAGATAAAGctattattattttatcaatcCAACTGAAGCGGTATTTTTGTAGCTCATAAGATTTAGAAATATGAGCTTTTCAGATGATGCATTTTTTAAATATGTTTTAAGACCTGTTGTATTGCAGGTGGGCAATCATCATTGGCAGACTATTGCACATATTTTGTTGCTTATTCTGATGGTTCTTGCACAGACACCAACAGTGCACGTGCACCTGATAGAATGCTAGGTGAGGTCCGAGGAAGTAACTCCAGGTAAGAACGAGATTTAGTATTTGGTGTAACTGCATAAGTTAAATTTGCTTGTGAGAAAAGCCTTAAATATTAAAGTGTGCAACATAATGGGAAATCCAAATATGCCTGAAGCAGTGATTAAACAGACCAAAACTGTAGTCTTTCTTGATCACCTTCCTATCTGGTGGTACATGCTTGTTAGGTGCATGACTTCATCATTGGTGCGCACAGGCTTTGTAAGGGGCTCTACCACTCAGGGTAATGGTTGTTATCAACACAGGTGTACAAACAACACTTTAGAGGTAAAACAACTTTTTATCTTGCATAATCTTCCTGTTGTTTTTCATGCCAGTAAGTAGGACAGCTTATTTACTCTCCATACACTTGATTTGTCTGATCAATTCATGTGAGATTTTATCAGTAGGGACTCTGGCAGCCAGGATTAGTGTCTAAGCTTTGTAGATTGTAATTTACCTTGGTCATTGATGGTAGCTATTGGACCTGCATTGTATCTTGGTAACTTTGTAGATGGCATTATGTTCTGAATATAAATAATTGGATTGGATAGTGAAATTGGTTTGACATATTTTGAACCAGTTTATTTCTTAAGTATAAAATTATTCTGAATGTTGCAGAAGAAATTCCTACCTAATGCAGACAAACTTGTAATTGTTGTCCTCCTTTGGATCTGTAGCAAACAAGTTTTCACGATGCAATTTATTATTTGCTCCTTTTTTAGGTTTTCCTCTGCCTGTCCTTGCAATATTGTTTTAGATTTATCGACTTCATGACAGGTGGATCTAGCATGTGTCTGTAGACCTATGCTCATATATAACCATGGTAGATCTTATTAATTTCTTTTATCTAGGTTGCTGTGGACGGTGTTTGGAAGGTCTGTCGTGAATCTGGTGGTCCTGTTCAATTTTCAGGATTCAATGGTGAGTTGGTCATTGTGTTAAACATCACATATGTGATCTTTGTGGACTCACAGTTAGATATACTACCTTGATGATTCAGGTGAGCTGATATGCCCAGCATATCATGAGTTGTGCAGTGGTGCACCGGTGCCTATAATTGGCCAATGTCCTGGCTCCTGTAGTTTTAATGGTGATTGCATAGATGGGGAGTGCCACTGCTTCCTTGGGTTTCATGGTGATGACTGCAGCCAAAGTGAGTTAACATGATTA from Musa acuminata AAA Group cultivar baxijiao chromosome BXJ1-3, Cavendish_Baxijiao_AAA, whole genome shotgun sequence encodes the following:
- the LOC135624605 gene encoding uncharacterized protein LOC135624605 isoform X2, whose translation is MEFVLLLVCFGGTGAKSQDSELLFSQNPKVGAKDVQLTHSCIHDEILHQRRRPGRKEYSVTPQIYYQSSLSRSRHSGGRALLEVSSAPLLQKDAKQPIRILLNYDAVGHSLDRDCQNVGELVKLGEPPVTSVPRTPVCKTHGDRPVFADCWYNCTSEDISGEDKKRCLRKALGQTAEWFKRALAVEPVKGNLRLSGYSACGQDGGVQLPHEYVEDGVSDSDLVLLVTTRPTTGNTLAWAVACERDQWGRAIAGHVNVAPRHLTAEAETLLSATLIHEVMHVLGFDPHAFAHFRDERKRRRSQVTVQVMDEKLGRMVTRVVLPRVVMHARHHYGAFSENFTGLELEDGGGRGTSGSHWEKRLLMNEIMTGSVDIRSVVSKMTLALLEDSGWYHANYSMADHLDWGQNQGTEFVTSPCNHWKGAYRCNTTQLSGCTYNKEAEGYCPIVSYNGDLPKWAQYFPQANKGGQSSLADYCTYFVAYSDGSCTDTNSARAPDRMLGEVRGSNSRCMTSSLVRTGFVRGSTTQGNGCYQHRCTNNTLEVAVDGVWKVCRESGGPVQFSGFNGELICPAYHELCSGAPVPIIGQCPGSCSFNGDCIDGECHCFLGFHGDDCSQRSCPRNCSEHGTCYPNGACQCDSGFAGIDCSTAICDEQCSLHGGVCDNGVCEFRCSDYAGYTCQNSSSLLPSLSICGDVLAQDAFGQHCAPSEPSILQQLESAVVMPNYNRLMPGGRMLFSILNNGHCAAAAKRLACWISIQRCDKDGDNRLRVCHSACRSYNAACGASLDCSDQTLFGREEEGEGQCTGYGEMRPWWMRRIGNLYSQNQQYL
- the LOC135624605 gene encoding uncharacterized protein LOC135624605 isoform X1 — its product is MEVKPSLPRGVSSRAAFPLSVLLAAVTLEFVLLLVCFGGTGAKSQDSELLFSQNPKVGAKDVQLTHSCIHDEILHQRRRPGRKEYSVTPQIYYQSSLSRSRHSGGRALLEVSSAPLLQKDAKQPIRILLNYDAVGHSLDRDCQNVGELVKLGEPPVTSVPRTPVCKTHGDRPVFADCWYNCTSEDISGEDKKRCLRKALGQTAEWFKRALAVEPVKGNLRLSGYSACGQDGGVQLPHEYVEDGVSDSDLVLLVTTRPTTGNTLAWAVACERDQWGRAIAGHVNVAPRHLTAEAETLLSATLIHEVMHVLGFDPHAFAHFRDERKRRRSQVTVQVMDEKLGRMVTRVVLPRVVMHARHHYGAFSENFTGLELEDGGGRGTSGSHWEKRLLMNEIMTGSVDIRSVVSKMTLALLEDSGWYHANYSMADHLDWGQNQGTEFVTSPCNHWKGAYRCNTTQLSGCTYNKEAEGYCPIVSYNGDLPKWAQYFPQANKGGQSSLADYCTYFVAYSDGSCTDTNSARAPDRMLGEVRGSNSRCMTSSLVRTGFVRGSTTQGNGCYQHRCTNNTLEVAVDGVWKVCRESGGPVQFSGFNGELICPAYHELCSGAPVPIIGQCPGSCSFNGDCIDGECHCFLGFHGDDCSQRSCPRNCSEHGTCYPNGACQCDSGFAGIDCSTAICDEQCSLHGGVCDNGVCEFRCSDYAGYTCQNSSSLLPSLSICGDVLAQDAFGQHCAPSEPSILQQLESAVVMPNYNRLMPGGRMLFSILNNGHCAAAAKRLACWISIQRCDKDGDNRLRVCHSACRSYNAACGASLDCSDQTLFGREEEGEGQCTGYGEMRPWWMRRIGNLYSQNQQYL